The sequence below is a genomic window from Ipomoea triloba cultivar NCNSP0323 chromosome 2, ASM357664v1.
AGTGGGTTTGtatcacaatattttttttatatataaaattattatggaAATTATAGTCGGCATCTAGAAGGCCAACAGGACAGGCGGACAGCCTAATCGAAATCCTTAAAAAATGCCGAACAGGAGATTAAAGAATTCGGAATCTAATAATCTAAGAACAACGTTAGACGTGGGAGTGTCGGAGAAAAGATTTTGAGTTTCATTGAATCAAGAAAATCCTAGAGTTACAACGTGAAACAGCAAGAGAAAGCTACGACATTTTCTCATAACTGAACCATGAAAAAGAACGGTCATCCGAATCTAGATTTATATACAGGAAAATGAGTAATTAGTTTCACAAAAATCAATTGTTCTTCGTTAAGATTCCATGGGTGGAGCCAGGTTAAGATCGAGATTCAGGCCTTTCTTGGCAAGCCCGGCGTCGAAATGGCTCTCGTCCACCACGGAGGATGATTCGGAGTCGCTGTGGGCGGCGCGGACGAGGGCCGCGCATTTGGGCAGAACCGGAACCGGTTCGAACCGGTAGGCCTGTTGCTGGGTCACCACGCCAGGCCGCCACACGGTGTCAAACAGCAAGACCGGTTGGCCGTTCGGCAGAATCGCCACCGCCGGCTGCGGCTTACGGGCAAACGGAAGCCCGTGATTGACAGATCCAACTTCACCGACACCGAGGCGGCGCGTGAGGTCGAGCTCGCGGGGCGCGTGAGCGCCCCCCTCACTCCCGGAGCTCTCCACGGTGCTGCTGTGACTGGGGCTGTGATTGTCCGACGGCAACGGGAAGTTCGTCTTGGCTTTAGGCCCCCGGAACTGCCTCGCCGCCGCATCATAAGCCCTCGCCGCCTCCTCCGCCGTGTCAAATGTCCCCAACCACACCCGGCTCTTCTTCCCCGGGTCCCGGATTTCGGCGGCGTAACGCCCCCACGGCCGCTTCCTCACTCCCCTAAAGTGCACCTCCTTAACACCGCTCACGTGCCTACCACTGCTCCCATCCTTAACTCCGCCACCTTTCA
It includes:
- the LOC116006137 gene encoding ethylene-responsive transcription factor 4-like; this translates as MAVKGGGVKDGSSGRHVSGVKEVHFRGVRKRPWGRYAAEIRDPGKKSRVWLGTFDTAEEAARAYDAAARQFRGPKAKTNFPLPSDNHSPSHSSTVESSGSEGGAHAPRELDLTRRLGVGEVGSVNHGLPFARKPQPAVAILPNGQPVLLFDTVWRPGVVTQQQAYRFEPVPVLPKCAALVRAAHSDSESSSVVDESHFDAGLAKKGLNLDLNLAPPMES